The Arachis hypogaea cultivar Tifrunner chromosome 14, arahy.Tifrunner.gnm2.J5K5, whole genome shotgun sequence genome has a segment encoding these proteins:
- the LOC112741412 gene encoding pentatricopeptide repeat-containing protein At5g48910, producing the protein MIENTNVKNGFLTTLAKKCNTLTQLKQLHAHILRCRVKHTPFAIAPLLSAAASSNHFSYAHSIFSTLHLVHRNTFMYNTMIRAYLQQAHSPLSAISCYVSMLRNAIAVNNYTFPPLIKACIARNDAVVGRLVHGHVVHFGYCEDPFVLSGLIEFYSALCHVDTARVLFDRAMTKDVVVWTAMIDGYGKTGNCENARKLFDEMPERNVISWSAIMATYSRVSDFREVLALFGDMQNEGIRPNESILVTVLTACAHLGALTQGIWVHAYAVGSKLESNSILATALVDMYSKCGCVEAALSVFDRIASKDAGAWNAMISGVALNGDARKSLELFRQMVACGTKPTETTFVAVLTACTHAKMVQEGLQLFDEMSSIYGVAPQLEHYACMIDLLSRAGMVEEAEKFVEEKMGGLATGDANVWGALLNACRIHKNLDVGNRVWKKLLDIGVADCGTHVLTYNIYREAGCDAEANRVRSRISEAGMQKKPGCSTIEVNNEVEEFLAGDHSHPQAQEMWKLLDSIFKISNLET; encoded by the coding sequence ATGATAGAGAATACCAACGTGAAGAACGGCTTCCTCACAACCCTCGCCAAAAAATGCAACACCCTCACCCAACTGAAGCAACTTCACGCCCACATTCTCCGATGCCGCGTGAAACACACGCCCTTCGCCATCGCCCCTCTCCTCTCCGCCGCAGCCTCCTCCAACCACTTCTCCTACGCCCACTCCATCTTCTCCACGCTCCACCTCGTTCACCGCAATACCTTCATGTACAACACCATGATCAGAGCCTACCTTCAACAAGCCCATTCACCCCTCTCCGCAATCTCCTGCTACGTCTCCATGCTTCGAAACGCCATTGCCGTTAACAACTACACCTTCCCGCCTCTCATCAAGGCTTGCATCGCACGCAATGATGCTGTTGTTGGTCGTTTGGTGCATGGCCATGTCGTTCACTTCGGGTACTGTGAAGATCCCTTTGTCCTCAGTGGGCTTATCGAGTTTTACTCCGCTTTATGCCACGTGGACACGGCAAGGGTGTTGTTCGATAGAGCAATGACGAAAGATGTGGTGGTTTGGACGGCCATGATCGATGGCTACGGCAAAACTGGAAACTGTGAGAATGCAAGAAAGCTGTTCGATGAAATGCCTGAGAGAAATGTTATATCGTGGAGCGCCATCATGGCGACTTATTCGCGGGTTAGTGACTTCAGGGAAGTGCTGGCTTTGTTTGGAGACATGCAAAATGAAGGCATAAGGCCGAACGAGTCGATACTCGTTACTGTTCTTACTGCGTGTGCGCATCTCGGTGCGCTCACGCAGGGAATTTGGGTGCATGCCTATGCCGTGGGATCCAAGCTTGAGTCTAATTCAATTCTGGCTACGGCTCTGGTGGATATGTACTCTAAATGTGGATGTGTGGAAGCTGCTTTATCAGTTTTTGATCGGATTGCATCCAAAGATGCTGGAGCATGGAATGCTATGATTTCTGGTGTTGCCTTGAATGGTGATGCAAGGAAGTCTTTAGAGTTGTTTCGCCAAATGGTTGCTTGTGGAACTAAGCCGACCGAGACCACATTCGTGGCTGTCCTTACTGCTTGTACTCATGCAAAGATGGTTCAGGAAGGCCTTCAATTGTTTGATGAAATGAGTAGCATTTATGGCGTCGCGCCACAGTTGGAGCATTATGCATGCATGATTGACCTTTTGTCCAGAGCTGGTATGGTGGAGGAAGCCGAGAAATTCGTGGAGGAGAAGATGGGTGGACTTGCTACTGGTGATGCCAATGTCTGGGGTGCACTTCTGAATGCATGTAGAATTCATAAGAATCTTGATGTTGGAAATCGAGTATGGAAGAAGCTGCTTGATATCGGTGTAGCCGACTGCGGTACTCATGTTCTTACATACAATATATACAGAGAAGCTGGGTGTGATGCAGAGGCAAACAGAGTTAGAAGTAGGATTTCGGAAGCAGGGATGCAAAAGAAACCCGGTTGCAGCACAATAGAGGTTAATAACGAAGTTGAAGAATTTCTTGCAGGAGATCATTCTCATCCGCAAGCACAAGAAATGTGGAAATTGCTTgattctattttcaaaatttccAATCTAGAAACCTAA